From the genome of Denticeps clupeoides chromosome 4, fDenClu1.1, whole genome shotgun sequence, one region includes:
- the ugt8 gene encoding 2-hydroxyacylsphingosine 1-beta-galactosyltransferase, translating to MKPSPAITVVLLLLFSFSWSWAAKIVIVPPIMFESHLYIFKTLASALHIDGHETVFLVSEGRDIPESPHYRLQRYPGIFNSSTADNFLQSKVRNIFSGRLTALELFDILDHYSQNCDAVVSSAEVMAQLKRERFDLLLVDPNEMCGFVIAHILGVQYAVFSTGLWYPAEVGAPAPLSYVPEFNSLLTDRMSLFQRVANTVVYLVSRFGVQFLVLPKYDSIMKKYNIQPSVSMHELVQGSCLWMLCTDMALEFPRPTLPHVVYVGGILTKPPSPLPQEFYDWVRDTDEHGFVVVSFGAGVKYLSDEIAHKLAGALGRLRQKVIWRFSGVPPSNLRNNTRLVEWMPQNDLLGHNNTRAFLSHGGLNSIYEAMYHGVPVVGVPLFGDHYDTMTRVQAKGMGIMLEWKRMSEEDLHSALVSVITDSRYRERAHMLSNIHKDQPGHPVSRAVYWISYVLRHHGALHLRSSVYTVPVYQYFLLDVVAVLVLGFFLLPYCLYRIGRAVQARFRKGAESATASKENGHCHNGVLNGKHRRNGHIKSNDKKLK from the exons ATGAAGCCCTCCCCCGCCATCactgtggtgctgctgctgctgttctccTTCAGCTGGTCCTGGGCTGCCAAAATCGTCATTGTGCCTCCCATCATGTTCGAGAGCCACCTCTACATCTTCAAAACGCTGGCCTCGGCGCTCCACATCGACGGCCACGAAACCGTTTTCCTCGTGTCCGAGGGGCGCGACATCCCAGAATCTCCGCACTACCGACTCCAGCGGTACCCAGGCATCTTCAACAGTTCCACGGCCGACAACTTCCTCCAGTCCAAGGTCAGGAACATCTTCTCAGGCCGCCTGACAGCGCTGGAGCTCTTTGACATCCTGGATCACTACTCGCAGAACTGCGACGCCGTGGTGAGCAGCGCGGAGGTCATGGCCCAACTCAAACGCGAGCGCTTCGATCTGCTTCTGGTCGACCCCAACGAGATGTGCGGCTTCGTGATTGCCCACATCCTGGGCGTCCAGTACGCCGTCTTCAGCACAGGCCTCTGGTACCCGGCCGAGGTGGGCGCCCCGGCGCCTCTGAGCTACGTCCCCGAGTTCAACTCTCTTCTGACGGACAGGATGTCGCTGTTTCAGCGGGTGGCCAACACTGTGGTTTACCTGGTGTCGCGCTTTGGAGTGCAGTTCCTCGTCTTGCCCAAATACGACAGCATCATGAAGAAATACAACATCCAGCCTTCAGTGAGCATGCACGAACTCGTGCAGGGCAGCTGTCTATGGATGCTGTGCACAGACATGGCTCTGGAGTTCCCACGGCCCACACTGCCTCATGTGGTCTATGTTGGAGGGATCCTAACCAAGCCACCAAGCCCACTTCCTCAG GAGTTTTATGACTGGGTGAGGGACACGGACGAGCACGGCTTCGTGGTTGTGTCGTTCGGTGCAGGAGTGAAGTACCTTTCGGATGAAATTGCACACAAGCTTGCTGGAGCTCTTGGGCGGCTGCGACAGAAAGTCATCTGGAG GTTCTCTGGAGTTCCTCCCTCAAACCTCAGGAACAACACAAGACTAGTGGAGTGGATGCCGCAAAATGACTTACTGG gCCACAACAACACGCGTGCATTTTTGAGTCACGGTGGCTTGAATAGCATCTATGAGGCCATGTACCACGGCGTTCCCGTGGTGGGCGTCCCTCTTTTCGGCGATCACTATGACACCATGACTCGTGTGCAGGCCAAGGGCATGGGCATCATGCTGGAGTGGAAGAGGATGAGCGAGGAGGATCTGCACTCAGCTCTGGTCAGCGTCATTACAGACAGCAG GTATCGGGAGCGGGCACACATGCTGTCAAACATCCACAAGGACCAGCCCGGTCATCCTGTGAGCAGAGCCGTTTACTGGATCAGCTACGTCCTCCGTCACCATGGCGCCCTGCACCTCCGCTCGTCCGTCTACACCGTCCCTGTCTACCAGTACTTCCTACTGGATGTTGTGGCCGTGTTGGTGTTGGgcttctttcttcttccctACTGCCTGTACCGAATAGGCAGAGCTGTACAAGCAAGGTTTAGAAAAGGGGCGGAGTCGGCGACGGCTTCCAAGGAGAATGGACACTGTCACAACGGCGTTCTGAACGGGAAGCACAGACGCAACGGACATATCAAAAGTAATGACAAGAAGCTGAAGTAA